The segment ttacccacaaatattaatataataatttttactttttatataaCTAAAATTCAAATCTTTACCACTTTAACTTAAGACTAATAAAAATTACTGATATTACCTTACCATATTAACCAATTGTTTATGATTAGATTATTGAATAAATCTTTGATAAAAAttattgaatatatttttatattaaaattttcattttataaatcttattatataatttttttacaacaATAACTGAATccagacttgagaaaaataaacaCTCTGTGTATTTGAATTGCGAAATATTGGATCTGCATTTTATCTCGACATAGAATTAatttccttattttctttctAAATTTGTGGAATTAAAGGATTAATCCCTTGTAACACCACAAACAGACGACTCAATGGAAAACCAACATTGACGATATAATTTAAGAAAACGAGAAATATACCATTTATAGGCAACAACGACAACCATCTAAAACACTTCCTACTGCTTGCCCGGCCATCGACCGGCTAGATCCCATCATCAATCTAAATTTCATCAGTTTTCCGATGACCCAGATTCTTAAATTTGACAGACACAATCAGAAAGAACCCatccccccccccttttttttttccttcagtcaattttatttatattttttgaagCTTCTCACCCTTAACAAGAGGATTAGCTTTGGCGATTTGTTGTTTTCCCATCCCTTTGAAATCAAAAGTACAAGCATGTTGTTCAGGGTACCTATGGATCCCACAAAAAACCATCCCGCACCTGCACTTGAACCCCGTGAGCCCCACGCGTTTCTTGCAACTCAAGCATCTGTTTGGCGTAACCTGAACTTCCTCCCCCTCCACCACCTTCGTTTCCTTCGTTCCCGCCGATGGTTCATCCTCCACCGGCAAGGATGCCGAAAACGAAGATCGGGCCGATGATGACGATGGCAATGAAGACGACGAAGGAACGAAAGTGTGATTAAAGGCTTGTTTGGCAGAGGAAGATTGTTGTTCTTTAAGTTGAAGATCGCGATAACATTTAGAGCAGAGATTTTGAGTCGTCGGGCTTCCGAAAAATCCACAGTTGTTGGCACATAACTGTGGTGCTTGACATCTATGTTCTTCAGCCATATTTTTTCAATCTCCTTTCAAAcctataaagaaaaaaaaaacccgtTTAACAGAAATCAAATAAAAAGCCATAGATTCATGACAAAGAAAAATAAACCCGAAAAAAAATCGAGGGAAAATTTACCAGAGACGAGAGTTTCAGAGGATAACGAAACCCAAATCTTATTATAATCAGaagggaaagaagaagaaaaagtaaaCGAGGAACTAGAAGGGAAGGGAAAGGAATCGCTCTTTCtggggaaaaaaagaaaga is part of the Gossypium arboreum isolate Shixiya-1 chromosome 5, ASM2569848v2, whole genome shotgun sequence genome and harbors:
- the LOC108450078 gene encoding zinc finger A20 and AN1 domain-containing stress-associated protein 3 produces the protein MAEEHRCQAPQLCANNCGFFGSPTTQNLCSKCYRDLQLKEQQSSSAKQAFNHTFVPSSSSLPSSSSARSSFSASLPVEDEPSAGTKETKVVEGEEVQVTPNRCLSCKKRVGLTGFKCRCGMVFCGIHRYPEQHACTFDFKGMGKQQIAKANPLVKGEKLQKI